One Syngnathus acus chromosome 13, fSynAcu1.2, whole genome shotgun sequence genomic window carries:
- the LOC119132726 gene encoding NACHT and WD repeat domain-containing protein 2: MDQAASKCRFRSTCVKLYLCSNPADSVVERRALRELVFPKLREHCRHNLGVDFRVIDPHESIHRSHWPCEKTRKELIEECRESSAGPFLLALIGHEYGKASLPAQVEVPHFHLLLQQIQQMGLSTRELERVYSRDENTVPPTFCLRRPCVPQEETHMEDLVNVFATAVSLCVRKKLLTEGEGLAFSRSVLDSDLRFALDNRPRDDVIRRCLVYVHKIPNLKVEQEARGMDCFELNAHSKEEDTFLYFNRVKASPNSKNLLSDLIENFLRSLIDTYQLEAYITTTECDRRRGYTTAKRRAYAELLCCQVYSDLVRLTDSIAESGGFGSCELSDALAWEQVEQEELCGILSRFYVITRPEMEEVRAYVQQSDHQRPLVLTGGPCAGKTVLLAHCAHQMKIWLHDTNPAVVTYFTNSPHLASPERLLSSLCYQIFKSYGYFSSFQDSCFNLSYGDYQGVTEPRDNRSDVTHLNLSAAFRAIKKPDINLSEASECFCSLLSLLPSYKKPLVLILDGVHQQGHNFAQQIIKSLPSPLPPGVKIILGVSTNQTRLMRVIERHYPECSAPTFASDRCKKKAGYIHVLLSGVERKQCLKVLISLLSNSGRKVTSGQLALVNQALTSCCLALYVRLLHAHASLWSSDSEVSESHLPGSVHSSIAVLLDHLENKYSSSMVARAVSYITLSRVGLREAELVDLLSKADPDQISQVNVERLLLDLNGFLIRRTVIGCQVLFWVSRHFGLVMERTYFHTCEARREIHSEMADYFMNRWNACFEKPSLNEGGAQTREPVEKQPSLRNAVNGREAVELMHHLQESNSLELRWKVLMSWRFHHVLVKAGLLTDLVDMLRQEEGSWGNLRERTLLASILASSSCLLQISPLELPTLMEVSLLPYMEIFPALKTYVGEIRREMSTRGCRLTVTLSPSPDTVASLRHLNCNCGSKRLAVTAAGTQCGTIAEVMCDGSAWIWNGSSFSMVRLSLSSEEAELKFAGVKSSQRFMLFSTLCNKLFLWDGGAPDILMEVKASHTLNMLEGFVTFGGQLCAWWKKATLVGLFDASDTTVKEFCCPSCVTCVVFSSDGAHVICGQEEGTVSIFDVANHSLLSSCSDSNHRAIVSIILCEDKLEMACVEKSGDVKLWNVSSKTQTPRLLKEVSNGSDFNNVLSIDYSDEFDSLLICHCNQVTVWDTCDWDKCDHFLAPRGQTFIQAIFSQDGHHLLALLEACPRVLVWRLCTGRCVLSLETNTQPHTLLKTTSGIVCVTDNGCLLVWDSEMVQAASEASKMECGVKDVVVEQTGRWFYTADGTDTVWSWSLETGLPHANFLHGNPVKIIRLSQDSMTLVTLSGEDIYIWHTETGKNILRIGGSNATDVLITPSCNFGVSICEQGPSQVWKMAHGSVVCAIHVYLSSAQVSPESTFLIGLHDGDLLAASLWSGTISKTFPRVESSEDVVAFGTLSQHADFVVVVVASGAIYTWKMSDETVCRHFELPGTFKCQPQNFHMTSNGSFALLSIDNDAITLLDVSRVRLCSLKAECCVMQACLDEMGDYVAYISQRASQSCTCSQHTHPILTVVQLSDGEKIGRVFLCKDPLTLLMHGQQCVFVGFRDGSVGVYSISGSLISEENACRSRNKMGSQLKGCCSSAGPLMFFSLETPNITWP; the protein is encoded by the exons ATGGACCAAGCTGCTTCCAAGTGCCGCTTCCGTTCCACCTGTGTTAAGCTTTATCTGTGCTCAAACCCTGCAG ACAGCGTGGTGGAGCGCAGAGCTCTGAGGGAGCTTGTGTTCCCCAAACTACGAGAGCATTGCAGGCACAACCTGGGAGTGGACTTCAGG GTGATCGACCCACATGAGTCCATTCATCGCAGCCACTGGCCATGTGAAAAGACCAGAAAAGAGCTGATAGAAGAATGCAGAGAAAGCTCTGCTGGACCCTTTTTACTG GCTTTGATTGGACATGAGTATGGCAAGGCCAGTCTTCCTGCCCAGGTGGAGGTGCCACATTTTCACCTGCTGCTGCAACAGATCCAACAAATGGGCCTCAGCACCAGGGAGCTGGAGAGAGTCTACTCCAGAGACGAGAACACCGTTCCACCGACCTTCTGTTTGAGACGCCCGTGCGTTCCTCAG GAGGAGACTCACATGGAGGATTTGGTGAACGTGTTTGCAACTGCTGTGagtctgtgtgtgcgcaagAAGCTTCTGACTGAAGGTGAAGGCCTTGCTTTTAGCAGATCAG TCCTTGATAGCGATCTACGCTTTGCCCTGGACAACCGTCCtcgtgatgatgtcatcagacGCTGCCTTGTTTACGTTCACAAGATCCCCAATTTAAAGGTGGAACAAGAAGCTCGCGGGATGGACTGCTTTGAGTTAAACGCACATTCAAAGGAAGAG GACACTTTTCTTTACTTCAATCGAGTAAAAGCATCACCCAACTCAAAGAATTTACTCTCAGATCTGATTGAGAACTTCTTGAGAAGCCTCATCGACACATACCAGCTTGAGGCTTACATCACTACCACAGAGTGTGACCGTCGCCGTGGTTACACCACAGCTAAGAGGCGGGCGTATGCAGAGTTACTCTGCTGTCAGGTGTATTCCGACCTGGTGAGGTTGACTGACAGCATTGCGGAGTCTGGAGGATTTGGAAGCTGTGAGCTCAGCGATGCATTGGCATGGGAGCAAGTGGAACAGGAGGAACTGTGTGGCATCCTATCGAGGTTTTACGTCATCACGAGGCCGGAGATGGAAGAG GTCAGAGCCTATGTTCAGCAAAGTGATCACCAACGTCCGCTTGTGCTGACAGGAGGTCCTTGTGCTGGGAAGACTGTCCTGCTGGCTCACTGTGCTCACCAG ATGAAAATCTGGCTGCATGACACCAATCCTGCTGTGGTCACCTATTTTACCAACTCGCCACACTTGGCTTCCCCCGAGCGCTTGCTGTCCAGCTTGTGTTATCAAATCTTCAAGAGTTATGGCTACTTTTCGTCTTTCCAGGACAGCTGCTTCAACCTCAGTTATGGCGATTACCAAGGCGTCACCGAGCCTCGAGACAATCGATCTGACGTCACTCACCTTAATCTGAGTGCTGCGTTTAGGGCCATCAAAAAACCTGACATCAATCTTTCTGAAGCATCAGAATGTTTCTGTTCCCTTCTCTCCTTGCTTCCATCTTATAAAAAGCCTTTAGTCCTGATCTTGGATGGGGTCCACCAACAGGGGCATAACTTTGCTCAGCAAATCATCAAAAGCCTGCCCTCACCTCTTCCTCCCGGAGTCAAAATCATCCTGGGCGTCTCCACTAACCAAACTCGACTGATGCGGGTCATCGAAAGACATTACCCAGAGTGCAGTGCACCTACCTTTGCTTCAGACAGGTGTAAAAAAAAGGCAGGGTATATACATGTTCTGTTGAGTGGTGTGGAGAGGAAGCAATGTCTGAAGGTTCTGATATCACTTCTAAGCAACTCTGGGAGGAAAGTGACTTCTGGACAACTTGCACTGGTGAACCAGGCACTGACTTCATGTTGTCTCGCCCTCTACGTCCGCCTACTACATGCTCATGCATCACTTTGGTCTTCAG ATTCAGAAGTGTCAGAGTCGCATCTTCCTGGCAGCGTCCATTCATCTATTGCTGTCTTGCTGGATCACTTGGAGAATAAATATTCTTCCTCGATGGTGGCTCGTGCCGTCTCTTACATCACTCTCTCTCGAGTAGGACTCAGAGAGGCAGAACTTGTAGATCTTTTGTCCAAAGCTGATCCCGATCAGATCTCACAAGTAAATGTGGAGAGACTGCTCCTTGACCTGAATGGCTTTCTCATCAGGAGGACGGTAATAGGTTGTCAAGTTTTGTTCTGGGTGAGCAGACATTTTGGACTTGTCATGGAGAGAACCTATTTCCACACATGTGAAGCCAGGAGAGAAATTCATTCGGAGATGGCCGATTATTTCATGAACAGATGGAATGCATGTTTTGAAAAGCCGAGCCTAAATGAAGGCGGTGCGCAAACGAGGGAACCCGTCGAAAAGCAGCCGTCACTCAGAAACGCCGTTAATGGGAGAGAAGCTGTGGAATTGATGCATCACTTACAAGAAAGCAACAGTTTGGAGTTAAGATGGAAGGTGTTGATGTCATGGAGGTTCCATCATGTTTTGGTGAAGGCCGGCCTCCTGACAGATCTCGTGGACATGTTGAGGCAGGAAGAGGGGTCTTGGGGCAATCTAAGGGAGCGTACACTCCTGGCGAGCATATTGGCGTCTTCATCCTGTTTGTTGCAAATCTCCCCATTGGAGCTTCCCACATTGATGGAGGTCAGCCTCCTCCCATATATGGAGATCTTTCCTGCTCTCAAAACTTATGTTGGGGAGATCAGAAGGGAGATGAGTACAAGAGGCTGCCGATTGACAGTTACGCTTTCTCCTTCTCCTGATACTGTCGCCTCGCTTCGGCATCTAAACTGCAACTGTGGATCAAAACGGCTTGCTGTTACCGCTGCCGGGACACAGTGTGGGACGATCGCAGAGGTCATGTGCGATGGCTCGGCGTGGATATGGAACGGCTCGAGCTTTAGTATGGTGCGATTATCACTGAGCTCTGAGGAGGCGGAGCTTAAGTTTGCAGGCGTGAAAAGCAGCCAGCGATTCATGTTGTTTTCCACCCTGTgcaacaaattgtttttgtgggaTGGTGGTGCTCCAGATATCCTTATGGAGGTCAAAGCTTCACACACTCTGAACATGTTAGAGGGCTTTGTGACATTTGGAGGACAGCTATGCGCGTGGTGGAAGAAGGCCACCCTTGTGGGACTGTTTGATGCCTCCGACACAACTGTCAAAGAGTTTTGTTGTCCGAGCTGCGTGACCTGTGTGGTTTTCTCCTCCGATGGCGCTCACGTAATTTGCGGTCAAGAGGAAGGAACCGTGTCAATATTTGATGTAGCCAACCACAGCCTCCTTAGCTCCTGTTCAGACTCAAACCACCGAGCAATTGTGTCGATAATCCTCTGTGAGGACAAACTGGAAATGGCTTGTGTTGAAAAGTCAGGAGATGTGAAATTATGGAATGTTTCCTCCAAAACGCAAACGCCAAGATTGCTTAAAGAAGTTTCTAATGGGAGTGACTTCAACAACGTGCTCAGTATTGATTACTCTGATGAATTTGACAGTTTATTGATTTGTCATTGCAACCAGGTCACTGTGTGGGATACGTGTGACTGGGACAAGTGTGACCATTTCTTGGCTCCACGGGGTCAAACTTTTATTCAGGCGATATTCTCCCAGGATGGACACCATCTCCTGGCATTACTGGAGGCCTGTCCTCGGGTTTTGGTGTGGAGGCTTTGCACAGGACGGTGTGTTCTCTCCTTAGAGACCAACACACAGCCTCATACACTCCTCAAAACCACCTCGGGTATTGTTTGCGTCACTGACAATGGCTGCCTTCTTGTGTGGGATTCTGAAATGGTTCAGGCTGCCAGTGAAGCTTCAAAAATGGAATGTGGGGTCAAAGACGTGGTGGTGGAGCAAACTGGAAGATGGTTCTACACTGCAGATGGGACAGATACGGTGTGGAGTTGGAGCCTCGAGACAGGGCTTCCGCATGCTAACTTCCTGCATGGTAACCCTGTGAAAATAATTCGTCTTAGTCAGGATAGCATGACCCTTGTGACACTTTCAGGTGAAGATATTTACATTTGGCATACAGAAACGGGGAAGAATATCTTACGTATAGGTGGGAGCAACGCTACGGATGTTCTTATCACGCCTAGTTGTAATTTTGGCGTTAGCATTTGTGAGCAAGGACCTTCTCAGGTTTGGAAAATGGCACATGGGAGTGTCGTATGTGCTATTCACGTGTACCTTTCTAGTGCACAGGTGTCACCCGAGAGCACCTTTCTCATTGGCCTCCATGACGGAGACCTGCTGGCTGCCAGTTTGTGGTCGGGCACTATCAGCAAGACCTTCCCGAGAGTCGAAAGCTCTGAAGATGTCGTTGCTTTCGGCACGCTTTCTCAGCATGCCGATTTTGTGGTCGTGGTCGTCGCCTCGGGGGCCATTTACACCTGGAAGATGTCTGATGAGACGGTGTGCAGGCACTTTGAGCTACCGGGGACATTTAAGTGTCAGCCACAAAACTTTCACATGACGTCCAACGGGAGCTTTGCATTATTGTCAATCGATAATGATGCTATCACCCTCCTGGATGTGTCTCGGGTTAGACTGTGCTCTTTGAAAGCTGAGTGTTGTGTAATGCAAGCTTGCTTAGATGAAATGGGAGATTACGTTGCTTACATATCACAGCGTGCAAGCCAAAGTTGCACCTGTTCCCAACACACGCATCCCATCCTCACCGTGGTACAACTCTCGGATGGAGAAAAAATAGGCAGAGTGTTTTTGTGTAAGGATCCGTTGACACTGCTCATGCATGGGcagcagtgtgtgtttgtgggtttTCGGGATGGGTCAGTAGGTGTGTATTCTATTTCAGGGTCCTTGATTAGTGAAGAGAATGCATGCAGATCGAGAAACAAAATGGGGAGTCAGTTGAAAGGCTGCTGTTCCAGTGCGGGACcactgatgtttttttctctagAAACACCCAATATTACATGGCCTTAG
- the yif1b gene encoding protein YIF1B isoform X1, producing MDYSATQKGFRQRKLQPNVRLRNNLMDGSDGSQLFEDTSGCASPTSHQRDLHSGRPMAGFPGESMLSDPVSNFAMAYGSSLASQGKEIMDKNLDRFIPISKLKYYFAVDTVYVGKKLGLLVFPYMHENWEVSYQQDTPVAPRFDINAPDLYIPAMGFITYVLVAGLALGTQNRFTPELLGVQASSALVWLIMEVLAVLLSLYLVTVNTDLTTIDLLAFAGYKYVGMIIGVVAGLLFGRPAYYVSLLWCCAAIFVFMTRTLRLKLLSEAAAEGRLVRGARNQLRMYLTMCIAAAQPLFMYWFTYHLIR from the exons AGCCCAATGTACGTCTACGAAATAATTTGATGGATGGTTCGGATGGCAGCCAGTTGTTCGAGGACACAAGTGGCTGCGCTTCACCGACATCCCACCAGAG GGATCTACATAGCGGACGTCCGATGGCAGGTTTCCCGGGCGAATCCATGCTGTCGGACCCCGTGTCTAACTTTGCCATGGCTTATGGCAGCTCACTGGCATCTCAGGGGAAGGAAATAATGGACAAGAAT CTGGACAGATTCATCCCGATTTCCAAGCTGAAATACTACTTCGCTGTGGACACGGTGTACGTGGGAAAGAAGCTGGGTCTTCTAGTTTTCCCTTACATGCATGAG AACTGGGAGGTGAGCTACCAACAGGACACTCCTGTGGCACCGCGCTTTGACATCAACGCTCCCGATCTTTACATCCCCGCCATGGGCTTCATCACGTATGTGCTAGTGGCTGGGCTGGCCCTGGGCACACAAAACAG GTTTACTCCCGAGCTGCTGGGGGTTCAGGCAAGCTCGGCGCTGGTGTGGCTCATAATGGAAGTTTTGGCAGTCCTCCTGTCACTATACCTCGTCACCGTTAACACCGACCTCACAACCATTGACCTGCTTGCCTTTGCTGGATACAAATATGTCGG GATGATCATTGGTGTAGTCGCAGGACTCCTATTTGGGAGGCCAGCCTACTACGTCTCTTTACTCTGGTGCTGTGCtgccatttttgtatttatg ACCCGCACCCTGCGTCTGAAGCTTCTCTCCGAAGCGGCAGCAGAGGGAAGGCTAGTGAGAGGAGCCAGAAACCAGCTGAGGATGTACCTCACCATGTGTATAGCGGCGGCCCAACCCCTTTTCATGTACTGGTTCACCTATCACCTCATCAGATAA
- the yif1b gene encoding protein YIF1B isoform X2, which translates to MDYSATQKGFRQQPNVRLRNNLMDGSDGSQLFEDTSGCASPTSHQRDLHSGRPMAGFPGESMLSDPVSNFAMAYGSSLASQGKEIMDKNLDRFIPISKLKYYFAVDTVYVGKKLGLLVFPYMHENWEVSYQQDTPVAPRFDINAPDLYIPAMGFITYVLVAGLALGTQNRFTPELLGVQASSALVWLIMEVLAVLLSLYLVTVNTDLTTIDLLAFAGYKYVGMIIGVVAGLLFGRPAYYVSLLWCCAAIFVFMTRTLRLKLLSEAAAEGRLVRGARNQLRMYLTMCIAAAQPLFMYWFTYHLIR; encoded by the exons AGCCCAATGTACGTCTACGAAATAATTTGATGGATGGTTCGGATGGCAGCCAGTTGTTCGAGGACACAAGTGGCTGCGCTTCACCGACATCCCACCAGAG GGATCTACATAGCGGACGTCCGATGGCAGGTTTCCCGGGCGAATCCATGCTGTCGGACCCCGTGTCTAACTTTGCCATGGCTTATGGCAGCTCACTGGCATCTCAGGGGAAGGAAATAATGGACAAGAAT CTGGACAGATTCATCCCGATTTCCAAGCTGAAATACTACTTCGCTGTGGACACGGTGTACGTGGGAAAGAAGCTGGGTCTTCTAGTTTTCCCTTACATGCATGAG AACTGGGAGGTGAGCTACCAACAGGACACTCCTGTGGCACCGCGCTTTGACATCAACGCTCCCGATCTTTACATCCCCGCCATGGGCTTCATCACGTATGTGCTAGTGGCTGGGCTGGCCCTGGGCACACAAAACAG GTTTACTCCCGAGCTGCTGGGGGTTCAGGCAAGCTCGGCGCTGGTGTGGCTCATAATGGAAGTTTTGGCAGTCCTCCTGTCACTATACCTCGTCACCGTTAACACCGACCTCACAACCATTGACCTGCTTGCCTTTGCTGGATACAAATATGTCGG GATGATCATTGGTGTAGTCGCAGGACTCCTATTTGGGAGGCCAGCCTACTACGTCTCTTTACTCTGGTGCTGTGCtgccatttttgtatttatg ACCCGCACCCTGCGTCTGAAGCTTCTCTCCGAAGCGGCAGCAGAGGGAAGGCTAGTGAGAGGAGCCAGAAACCAGCTGAGGATGTACCTCACCATGTGTATAGCGGCGGCCCAACCCCTTTTCATGTACTGGTTCACCTATCACCTCATCAGATAA